TCGCGCGCTGATGTTCCGGTTCGACGTGCCGAACCGCCCGCCCTTCTGGGTTACCGCCGGGGGCGAATGCGAGCCGGACGAAAGCTTCGACGAGGCGGCGCGGCGCGAACTGTTCGAGGAGACCGGGATTACCGCCGATCCGGGTTCGCAGATCGCGCGGACCACGCCCGAATTCGTCACCGTCGAGGGCGAACCGGTGCGCGCAGACGAGCGCTACTACCTCGTACGGGTCGCCGAAGCTCGGATCGACACGGCCAACCACACCGAGCTCGAACAATGCCTGATGACCGAGCACCGCTGGTTTACGGTAGCCGAGCTGCGCGACTGGCCCGAGGCGGTCTTTCCGGTCAACATCGCCGACATGATCGAACAGGAGTTGAACCCATGATCACCCAGACGATCACCCCCGTCACCCACGATCTCGGCCAGTTCGAGGTGCGCCGCGTGCTGCCTTCGCGCGAGCGGACGATGGTCGGCCCCTTCATCTTCGTCGACGAGTTCGGCCCCGCGCAGCTCGATCAGGGCGCGGCAATGGACGTCCGCCCGCATCCGCACATCAATCTCGCGACAGTCACCTGGCTGTTCGCCGGAGAGTTTGGGGGCGCGATCGATCATCGCGACAGCATCGGCAGTTTTTCGACGATCCGCCCCGGCACCGTGAACCTGATGACCGCCGGACGCGGGATCGTGCATTCCGAACGCAGCCCGCAAGCAGAGCGCGATGCAGGACCCAAGCTGTTCGGGATGCAGACCTGGCTTGCGCTGCCCGACGGGCGCGAGGAGATCGACCCGGCGTTCGAGGCGGTGAGCGAATTGCCGCTTATCGAAGACCAGTGCGCCAAGGCGTGGGTGATCATGGGCGAACTGTGGGGCAAGCGCGCGCCGACCACGACCTATGCCGACACGATCTATGCCGAGATCGTGCTCGGTGCGACCGGTTCGCTGCCGATCGAATCCGAGGCCGACGAGCGCGCCGTCATGCTGGTCAGCGGCCAAGCGAGCGTCGATGGCGTGCCGCTCGAAATCTACCGGCTCGCGGTGCTGGCACCGGGCAAGGTGATGACGCTTGCGAGCGAAACCGGCGGCCGCGTGATGCTGCTCGGTGGCGAGGCCTTCTCAACCAGGCGCCACGTGTTCTGGAATTTTGTCAGCTCGGATCGCGAACGGATTAACCAGGCGAAAGAAGACTGGCGCGAAGGTCGGTTCCCCAAGGTTCCGGGCGACGACGAGGAATTTATCCCCTTGCCCGAAGTGCCCAAGACCGTCAGCTATCCCTGAGACACGGGAGAACGAAATGGATTATCAGGGCAAGGTGGCGTGGATTACCGGGGCCTCGTCGGGGATCGGCGCGGCGCTGGCGCGCGATCTCGCTTCGCGCGGCGCGCATGTGGTCCTGTCGGGGCGGGATGAAGGCAGGCTGGCCGAGGTCGCGGCGGACTGCGGCGAAACGCTGATCCTGCCCTTCGACGTCCGCGACAATGCTGCGCTCGCCGACGCTACGGCGAAGGCGATTGCATGGAAAGGCGGGGTCGATCTCGCTGTCGCCAATGCCGGGGTATCGCAGCGCAGCCGCGCGCTCAACACCGACATGCAGGTCTATCGCGACATCATCGATATCGACCTCACCGCGCAGATTGCGTTCGCACAGGGCCTGATCGGACACATGGCCGAGCGCGGATCCGGCGCTCTCGCGTTCATCTCCTCAATCGCGGGCAAGGTCGGAGTGCCGATGCGCACCGCCTACAGCGCGGTGAAGTTCGGCCTTGCCGGATACGGCGACGCACTGCGTGCCGAGCTGTCGCAAACCGGCGTCAGTGTGCATGTCATCTATCCCGGCTCGGTCGCCACCGATGTCGCCCGCAATGCGATGGTCGGCGATGGCAGCAAGCGCGGACGCAGCGACAAGGTGATCGACGAGGGCATTCCCGCAGCGGACGCCGCCGCAGCCATGCTCGACGGGATCGCCAGCGGCGAGCGCGAGATCATCGTCGCGCAGGGCATGGAAGCGGGCATGGGCGAAATGCGCCGCACGCCCGATGCGCTGTTCGATCAGGTCGCCGCGATGGTCGCGGGCGGTTACATGAAACGCATGGAAGAGGACGGCTGAGCGGGATGGAGCAGAAACGCGTAGAGCTGGCCAACGGAATCCATCTCGATGTCGTCGACGAGGGCCCGGTCGATGCGCCGGTGCTGATCTTCCTGCACGGCTTTCCCGAAAGCCACCGCACCTGGCGGCATCAGATCAAGCACTTCTCAGGCATCTACCGCTGCATCGCTCCCGACCAGCGCGGCTATCGTGCATCATCGAAGCCGCAGCAGGTCGAAGCCTACACTCCGGACAAGCTGATCGGCGATATCTTCCTGCTCGCCGACGCGCTGAACATCGCGAAGTTCACCATCGTCGGCCACGATTGGGGCGGCGCGATCGCTTGGGGCGTGGCGCTGGGCGGCCAGCACATGCGGGTCGAACGCGCGGTGATCGCCAACGCCCCGCATCCGGCGATTTTCCAGAAGCTGCTCTACACCAATCCGCAACAGCGCGAGGCGAGCCAGTATATCCGCGGCTTCCGCGATCCCGCCAACGATGCGCTTGTCAAGGATCAGGGCCTCACCGGATTGCTGCTGAAAGAGGTCAAGTGGGACCGCCCGAGCGCGATGGAACCGGCAGAGCGCGAGGCGCTGCTGCGCGACTGGCAGAACCGCGACGCCGCGTTCGGGATGCTCAACTACTATCGCGCCAGCCCGATCGACGTGCCGACGATGGACCAGCCATTCGAAGTCCCCGAAGGCTACACGCCGCCATCCCTGCCGAAGCTTACCATCCCCACGCTGGTGATCTGGGCGCTCGACGATCTCGCGCTCCCGCCCGAAAATCTCGAAGGGCTGGACGACATCGTCGATCCGCTCACCATCGTGCGCGTGCCGGATTGCGGACACTTCGTCCCGTGGGAGGCGCCGGACAAGGTCAACGTGGCGATGGAGGCATTTCTCGCGGGCTAACGCCCCGCCCACTCCACCCACGCGCCATGCGGGTGGGCGTGGCTCAGCAGATGCGTCTCGCCGTCCCGGTCGCTGCCGTTCCAGTATCGCACCTTGAGCTCGTGCCGGAAGGTCGCGGGATCGGTCTCCAGCGAAATCCACGCCAGCGGCCGGTCGGGCGTGGCCGCGGCCCCGGCCGCCTCCATCGCTGCGGTAATGGCCTGCTGCGTCGCGGCGGGCATGTATTGCCACATGATCGAATGAAACATCGCCCGCGTCGCACCGCCTTTTCGGGGCCATTCGAGGATGGCGGTTGTGAATTCGCCCGCATCCATCCTGACGAGGTCGGGCGGATCGGCGCGCGCCAGTTCGATCGCGGCATCGATCCGCGCCATCCGTCCGGGCGCATCGGGCCAGACATAGCTCTTGAGCCGCAGGGCGCTGGCCGGATCGGACAGGTCGATCGGGGCGACATCGCAGCCGCGAATATCGACGATCTCGAAATCGGCGGGTGGCGCGGGGGGCGAGCCCTCGCCGCGCCACTCCGGCTCGATCCGCATCGGCGAATCCGCCGGCCCGACCGCGGTTTCGCCGAGCTGGAAATGATAGCGATCCAGCATGGTGTTGACGCCCGCGCTCGCGCCAAGCTCGAACAGTTCGAACCGCGGCACCACGCGCTGCGCCAGCCACAACAACCCGGCCATGATGCTCGCGGAACGACCCGCCTCGTTGGTTTGCGGCGGCCCGTCGAGCCACGGCAGCAGCTGGGTATCGTAGGTCTCGACCAGCTCGCACACCAGCGCATCGACCTGCCCCTGATCGACGATCTGCCCGCTGTAGACCCGCGCCAGCCGCTCATCCTCGCCCGACAGCAGCAGGTGGTGAAACCCGCCTGCGATCCTCAGCGGCATCGCATCCTTGAGCGTCAGTCCCTCCCATGAGGCCATGCGCCGCCCCGTCGCGGTATCGGTCTCTCGAACCTTGGCGAGCGCCCGGATCACCCGCGCGGTGCAGGGTGCATGGTTGATCTCGGCATGATCGGCCTGCCATGCGATCGCCGCATCGAACTCCTCGATCTGCATCACATCACTGGTTCGTTCGGTGTCGGTCATGCAATCTCCCACTCGTTGGCGGCATTGCCCTTTGCCGGTGCAGTGCCTAAGTGCCGCGGCGCAATGACTCTCGACGCGTCCGATATCCCAGCCGGTCCGCTGACCTTCGCGGTGCCGAAGGGGCGCATCCTCGATGAAGCGCTGCCGGTCATGGCGCGTGCCGGAGTGGTGCCCGAGGATGGCTTTCACGACAAGGCCAACCGCGCGCTGTCATTCGCCACCACGCGTGAAGACATGCGGCTGATCCGTGTGCGCGCGTTCGACGTCGCAACCTTCGTGGCACACGGAGCGGCGCAGGTCGGGATCGTGGGATCGGACGTGATCGAGGAATTCGATTACGCCGATCTCTACGCACCGGTCGATCTCGACATCGGACATTGCCGCCTCTCTGTCGCCCGGATGGCGGACGATTCCGAAGAAGCAGCAGGCGTCAGCCACCTGCGGGTCGCGACCAAGTATCCCAATCTCACCCGCCGCCATTTCGAACAGCGCGGTATTCAGGCCGAATGCGTCAAGCTGAACGGCGCGATGGAACTGGCGCCGTCGCTCGGCCTCGCGCGGCAGATCGTCGATCTCGTGTCGACCGGGCGCACGCTCAAGCAGAACGGGCTGGTCGAAACCGACCGCATTCTCGACATCTCGGCGCGGCTGATCGTCAATCGCGCCGCGCTCAAGACCGATCGCCGCGTCGCCGCGCTGGTGAGCGCGTTCCGTGAGGATGCCGAGGCGCGAGAAATCGCAAGGAACGCGGCCTGATGAAGTTCTACTCCAGCCTCGAACCCGATTTCGCTCGGCGTTTCGACCGGCTTGTCAACGCCCGCCGCGAAGCCGATGGCGACGTCGCGGGACAGGTCACGAGTATCCTCGACTCCGTGAAAACGCGCGGAGACAAGGCGCTGGTCGAATACACTCAGCGCTTCGATGATTACCCGCTGGTCGAGGACGCCGACTGGTCGATCGACGCGGAGACATGCGCCGAAGCCTACGCGGAACTCGAACCGGACCTGCGCGACGCGCTTGACCTCGCGGCCCGCCGCATCCGCGCCTATCACGAGGAACAGCTGCCCGAGAACCGCGACTATACCGACGAGGCCGGAGTGCGGCTCGGCGCGATTTGGCGAGCGGTCGATGCGGCGGGACTGTATGTTCCCGGCGGTCGCGCGGCCTACCCCTCTTCGTTGCTGATGAACGCGATACCGGCCAAGGTCGCCGGGGTCGGGCGCGTGGCGGTGGTCACCCCGACTCCGCATGGCAAGACCAACCCGCTGGTGCTCGCGGCGGCGCATATCGCCGGTGTCGACGAGATCTGGCGCGTCGGCGGCGCGCACGCGATCGCCGCGCTGGCCTATGGCACCGGGCGAATCGCGCCGGTCGATGTGATAACCGGCCCCGGCAACGCCTATGTCGCCGAGGCCAAGCGCCAGCTTTTCGGCGTGGTCGGGATCGACATGGTCGCGGGGCCAAGCGAGATTCTCGTGATCGCCGATGGCAAGAACGATCCCGACTGGATCGCCGCCGATCTGCTCAGCCAGGCCGAGCACGACCCGACCTCGCAATCGATCCTGATCACCGACGATGCCGGTTTTGCCGCGTTGGTCGAAGACCGGATCGATGTGCAGCTGTCGCAGCTCGCAACCGGGAAGACCGCCCGCGAAAGCTGGGAGGCACATGGCGCGATCATCGTCGTCAACGACCTGGTCGAGGAGGCACCCGCGTTGGCCAACCGCCTCGCCGCCGAACACCTAGAACTGGCGGTCGACGACCCCGAAGCGATGCTGCCGCACATCCGTCATGCGGGCAGCGTCTTTCTCGGCCGCATGACGCCCGAAGCGCTGGGTGACTATGTGGCCGGTCCCAACCACGTCCTGCCGACCGGGCGGCGGGCGCGCTTTTCCAGCGGGCTCTCGGTGCTCGATTTCATGAAGCGAACCAGCTTCATCAGTCTCGACGATGCGAGCTTCGCCCGTATCGCACCGGCCGCCGCCCGCCTCGCCCACGCGGAGGGCCTGCCCGCCCACGCCAAATCGGTGGAGCTCCGGATCAAATGAACACCGCCGCCCGATCGCAAGCCCGCTCCGCCGCGCGGTTGGCCGCCGTCCAGGCGCTGTACCAGCAGCAGATGGAGGGCACCGCCCTTACCAAGCTGCTCGACGAATTCCACCAGCACCGGCTGGGCCGCGAGGTCGACGACGACGAGCACGAGGGCGAGGTCTTTGCCGACGCCGAGGTGGCGTTCTTCGACGACATCGTGCGCGGAGTCGATGCACGGCGCGAGGAGATCGACGGGATCGTAATCGAACGACTCGCCGCAGGCTGGACGCTGGCCCGGCTCGACAAGACCATGCTGCAGGTGCTGCGTGCCGGTGCTTACGAGCTGCTTGCCCGCCCCGATGTACCGACGGCAACGGCGATCAGCGAATATGTCGACGTCGCCAAGGCCTTCTTCGACGATCGCGAAGCAAAATTCGCGAACGGGGTGCTCGACGCGGTTGCGAAACAGGTCCGCGACTGACGCCTTTGAAGCGTTCCGTGCAACACTTGCATTTTGATCAATTTACAAGCGCGCCGCGGCGTTTAAAACGGTCTCGGGATAGAGTTTGGGATCATAATAACATAATGAATGAAATGGATTTTCTCGCAGGTCTGCGGGAATTGCCGTTGCATCCGGGGGCGCGTGGACTCGAAGACGATTGCGCCGTGCTCGACTTCGGCGATGAAACGCTGATCATCAATCACGACATGATGGCGGAAGGCACGCATTTCCGCCCCGATGCCGATTTGTCGGATGTCGCGTGGAAGCTGGTCGCGCAGAATCTTTCCGATCTGGCTGCCAAGGGCGCCGAACCTATCGGCGTGCTGCTGGGCCACACCCTGGGCGGCGACGATGCGGGCTTCCTGTCGGGACTGCGCGAAGCGCTGGCGGTCTTCGGTGTCCCGCTGCTTGGCGGAGACACGATTTCGTCGACTGGAGCGAGCACCTTCGGGATTACCGCGATCGGCCGCGCCACCCACCTGCCCGTTCCCTCACGACGCGGCGCGAGCGCGGGCGATGCCCTGTATCTTACCGGAACACTTGGCGGGGCCATGCTCGGTTTCGAAGGGAGCGAACGGCACAGCGATGCCTTCAACCGCCCCCATCCGCGCCTCGCCGAAGGCCGCGCGCTGGCACCGCACGTCAGCGCGATGATGGACGTGTCGGACGGCCTGCTGCTCGATGCCTGGCGGATGGCAACCGTCAACGAGGTGACCCTGCGGCTCGAGAGCGAGACCATTCCGGTGGTTGAGCCTGCACGGCTCGACGATTGCCTGCGCTGGGGTGAAGATTACGAATTGCTGTTCGCGGCCCCGCCTGAAACGCGATTGCCGGTCGAGGCGACCCGCATCGGCATGGTCGAGGCGCAGATGAACGCGCCGGTGATCCTCGGCGAAACCCCGCTGCGGAGCCCGGAAACGCTCGGCTATAGCCACGGCTGAGCGACGCGCCGCCGGAGCGCCTAGCGAAACTGGTGAATTTGGCGGAGTTCTGCCGATTCCGGACTTGTCACATGCGGTTCAATCCCTATGAGGGTCGCCATTGCGCTCGTGGGATTTCAAGACAAGCGCACTTCCAAAAAGTCTTCCACGCTGAAGAGGGGATTGCTCCGTGGACCTTATTCTTATTTCAATCGGGCTGGGACTGCTCGCCGTGATCTACGGCTTCGTTACCAGCCGGCAAGTGGTCAACGCCGCCGACGGCAATGACAAGATGCGCGAGATCGCAGGCGCGATCAAAGAGGGCGCGCAGGCCTATCTCAACCGTCAATACACCACGATCGGCATGGTCGGCGTGGTGGTCGCGATCATTGTCGGGGTGTTCCTCGGCCCGATCCCGGCAGTCGGTTTCGTCGTCGGTGCGGTGCTTTCGGGCATCGCCGGATATATCGGCATGAACATCTCGGTGCGCGCCAACGTCCGCACCGCAGCCGCCGCCGAAACCGGCCTGCAGCAGGGTCTGACGCTGGCGTTCCGCGCGGGCGCGATCACAGGGATGCTGGTCGCCGGTCTCGCGCTGCTCGCGATCGCCGTGTTCTTCTACGTACTCGTCGGCCCGATGGCTCTCGAAGTGACCGACCGCAAGGTGATCGACGGGCTCGTCGGTCTCGCCTTCGGTGCTTCGCTGATCTCGATCTTCGCGCGTCTCGGCGGCGGGATCTTCACCAAGGCTGCCGATGTCGGTGCCGACCTGGTGGGCAAGGTCGAAGCGGGCATCCCCGAGGATGACCCCCGCAACCCTGCGACCATTGCCGACAATGTCGGCGACAACGTCGGCGACTGCGCCGGCATGGCTGCCGACCTGTTCGAAACCTATGTGGTGACCGTAGGCGCGACGATGGTGCTGACAGCACTGCTGCTGACCTCGGTCGGCGAGTTGCTGCTGCCGCTGATGGCGCTGCCGCTGCTGATCGGCGGGGCGTGTATCGTCACCTCGATCATCGGCACCTACTTCGTCCGCCTTGGCGGCGGCACGAACGTGATGGGCGCGATGTACAAGGGCTTCCTTGTCTCTGCCGTTCTGGCAATTCCGCTCATCTGGGTCGTGACCGCACATGCGCTGGGCACGGCGGGCACCGACATGAACACCGTGATCAATCCGGGCCTCGGCATGGTCGAGTTTACCGGTGTGGACCTGTTCCTGTGCGCGTTCCTCGGTCTGGTCATCACCGGCCTGATCATCTGGATCACCGAGTACTACACCGGAACGGGCTTCCGGCCGGTCCGCTCGATCGCCAAGGCTTCGGAAACCGGCCACGGCACCAATGTGATTCAGGGGCTGGCGATCAGCCTCGAATCAACCGCTCTGCCGACGATCGTGATCGTCAGCGGGATCATCGTCGCGTTCCAGCTGGCTGGCCTGATGGGCATTGCCTACGCTGCGACCGCGATGCTCGCGCTCGCGGGTATGGTCGTGGCGCTCGATGCCTATGGTCCGGTGACCGACAATGCCGGTGGCATCGCCGAAATGGCGGGCCTCGACGAGAGCGTGCGCGAAAAGACCGATCTGCTCGACGCGGTCGGGAACACCACCAAGGCGGTGACCAAGGGGTATGCGATCGGATCGGCGGGCCTCGGCGCGCTGGTGCTGTTCGCCGCCTACACCACCGATCTGCGGGTGTTCTTCCCGGCGTTCCTCGACGGCGATCTCACCAACGGCGAAGTCAGCTTCAGCCTCGAGAACCCGTATGTGATCGTCGGCCTGTTCCTTGGCGCGCTGCTGCCGTACCTGTTCGGTGCGATGGGCATGACCGCCGTGGGCCGCGCGGCCGGTGACGTGGTGAAGGACGTGCGCGAGCAGTTCGCCGGCGATCCGGGCATCATGGCAGGCACCAGCCGTCCAAACTATGCGCGCACCGTCGATCTGGTGACCAAGGCCGCGATCAAGGAAATGATCATCCCGTCGCTGCTGCCGGTGCTCGCGCCGGTCGTGGTCTACTTCGTGATCACCGCGATCGCAGGTCAGGACAACGGCTTCGCCGCGCTCGGCGCGCTGCTGCTCGGCGTGATCGTGGGCGGGCTGTTCGTCGCGCTGTCGATGACCGCCGGTGGCGGGGCGTGGGACAACGCCAAGAAGTACATCGAAGACGGCAATCACGGCGGCAAGGGCTCGGAAGCCCACAAGGCCGCAGTGACCGGTGACACCGTGGGCGATCCCTACAAGGACACCGCCGGCCCGGCCGTGAACCCGATGATCAAGATCACCAACATCGTGGCGCTGCTGCTGCTCGCCGCACTGGCTGGGGCGCATTGATCATAGGGTGATCTTCCGCGCAGGCGGGAGCATCACGCCGCACCCGGTCCCCGCCTTGGCGGGGACTGCCGGAAAGTTCGACCCCGTCCGGAGCGATCCGGGCGGGGTTAACTTTTGCCGCGCCCCAGTCCCGTGGCCGGACACCGTAAACGCGACAAAACCTTTGTTAATCGGCCTGTGGCATGGAGGATCGTGGCGCGCAGTCCCGTGCGCCCGGAGACGGTTAACGCGATGGACCTTGCAAACGCGCCCGACCTGCGGAGGACAGCTGCAGCGGCCGACCAAGTATCCGGTCGCCTCGAACAGCTGCGCCGCATCTCCGTCGAACAGGCGGTAGACCCGTCCTTCGTCGATGCATGGCGGCTTCTGTCGGACCGGGCGAGCGAGCCCAATCCCTTCGCCGAAGCGTGGTTCGTGCTGCCATCGATCGGCGCGTTGGGAGACGGGGCCGATATCCGGTTGCTGGCGCTCTACACAGGGGGCGAGCTGGCAGGATTGATCTCGATCGGTCTGACCGCGAACTATTACGGCTACCCCGTCCCGCACGCCGCAAGCTGGCTGCATGCCAATGCCTTTTGCGGGGCGCCGATGGTGGCGCGGGGATGCGAGCGGCAGTTCTGGCATGCGCTGTTCGGTCATTTCGATCGCGCCCCTGGCCGCGCGCTGTTTCTGCACCTTCCGTCGCTGCCCACGGACGGCCCCCTCGAACGCACCTTGCAAGCGGTGCTGGCCGAGGAAGGACGCCGCAGCAACACCGCCCTCGAACAATCGCGCGCGATGCTGGCGTCGGACCTCTCGCCCGAGGATTACCTCGCCCGATCGATGACCGCGAAGAAGCGCAAGGAACTACGCCGACAGCACAAGCGGCTGGCTGAGGAAGGCGCGCTCACCTTTGAGCGGTGCGATGACGCCGATGGCCTCCAGCGCTGGATCGCCGATTTCCTCGCGCTCGAAGCCGCAGGATGGAAGGGCGAAGCCGGTTCGGCACTCGCGAATACCGACGCGACGCGCGCGTTCTTCACCGCGACGATGGCGGGGGCTGCGCAGGCGGGGCGGCTCGAACGGCTGGCCTTGCGGCTCGATGGCCGACCGATCGCGATGCTCGCCAATTTCGTCACCCCGCCCGGCGTCTACAGTTTCAAGACCGCGTTCGACGAGCGTTACGCACGGTTCTCTCCCGGCATGCTGCTGCAGCTCGAGAACCTCGCTCTGCTCGATCGCGACGACATCGCATGGGCTGACAGTTGCGCCGTCGAAGGGCATCCCATGATCGAGCGGCTGTGGCGCGAGAAGCGGTCGCTCACGAGCCGCAATGTCGCAATCGGCGGGCGTGTGCGTCGCGCGCTCTTTGCCCGCCTGATGGCCTTTGAAAACCGCACCCGGAGCGCCGCATGAACGCCCCTGTCACGCATTGGACGCCGCTGCGATCCTCCGCGCCCAACGTGTTCGATGCCGAGGCGTGCGCAACCTTCGCCGCCCATTACCCCGAAGGACCGCACCGGCTTCGCCATGCGCTCGACCGGCATCCCTTGCTCGACATCGATGCGCTCGCCGATCTTGCCGAGCGGCTTCCGCAATCGAGCGTCGAATACAATCGCGGCGACCTGCCGATCGGGGTCGACGGCAAGCCGGGCGGCACGGGGCTATCGATCGCCGAAACCATCCGCCGGGTGCACGAAGCGAACAGCTGGGCGGTGCTCAAGAACGTCGAGCAGGTGCCCTCGTATCAGGCACTGCTGCACGATTTGCTGGGCGAGTTGAAGGACGAGATCGAAGCGAAGACCGGACCGATGCTGACCCCGCAGGGCTTCGTCTTCATCTCCAGTCCGAACGCCGTAACCCCATACCATTTCGACCCCGAACACAACATCCTGCTGCAGGTCGCAGGGTCGAAAGTGATGACACAGTTTGCCGCCGGCGATCCGCGCTTCGCGCCCGACGAAATGCACGAAAGCTACCATTCCGGCGGACCGCGCGAGTTGACCTGGCGCGACGAGTTCGACGTGCATGGCTGCGAATATCCGCTCGGCCCCGGCGATGCAGTATACGTGCCGGTCATGGCTCCGCATTTCGTGCGCAACGGCCAGGACTCCTCGATCTCCCTGTCGATCACCTGGCGCTCTGGCTGGAGCTACAACGAAAGCGATGCGCGCGGATTCAACCACCTGCTGCGCCAGCGCGGATTCGCCCCCGCCGCGCCCCGGCGCTGGCCCGCGCAAAACCGCGCTCGCGCCTACGCCTTTCGCGCGCTGCGCAGGCTCGGCCTGGCCGGCTGACGCACGCGCTTGACCTCT
The Erythrobacter sp. JK5 DNA segment above includes these coding regions:
- a CDS encoding pirin family protein encodes the protein MITQTITPVTHDLGQFEVRRVLPSRERTMVGPFIFVDEFGPAQLDQGAAMDVRPHPHINLATVTWLFAGEFGGAIDHRDSIGSFSTIRPGTVNLMTAGRGIVHSERSPQAERDAGPKLFGMQTWLALPDGREEIDPAFEAVSELPLIEDQCAKAWVIMGELWGKRAPTTTYADTIYAEIVLGATGSLPIESEADERAVMLVSGQASVDGVPLEIYRLAVLAPGKVMTLASETGGRVMLLGGEAFSTRRHVFWNFVSSDRERINQAKEDWREGRFPKVPGDDEEFIPLPEVPKTVSYP
- a CDS encoding SDR family NAD(P)-dependent oxidoreductase produces the protein MDYQGKVAWITGASSGIGAALARDLASRGAHVVLSGRDEGRLAEVAADCGETLILPFDVRDNAALADATAKAIAWKGGVDLAVANAGVSQRSRALNTDMQVYRDIIDIDLTAQIAFAQGLIGHMAERGSGALAFISSIAGKVGVPMRTAYSAVKFGLAGYGDALRAELSQTGVSVHVIYPGSVATDVARNAMVGDGSKRGRSDKVIDEGIPAADAAAAMLDGIASGEREIIVAQGMEAGMGEMRRTPDALFDQVAAMVAGGYMKRMEEDG
- the nusB gene encoding transcription antitermination factor NusB, with amino-acid sequence MNTAARSQARSAARLAAVQALYQQQMEGTALTKLLDEFHQHRLGREVDDDEHEGEVFADAEVAFFDDIVRGVDARREEIDGIVIERLAAGWTLARLDKTMLQVLRAGAYELLARPDVPTATAISEYVDVAKAFFDDREAKFANGVLDAVAKQVRD
- a CDS encoding alpha/beta fold hydrolase — protein: MEQKRVELANGIHLDVVDEGPVDAPVLIFLHGFPESHRTWRHQIKHFSGIYRCIAPDQRGYRASSKPQQVEAYTPDKLIGDIFLLADALNIAKFTIVGHDWGGAIAWGVALGGQHMRVERAVIANAPHPAIFQKLLYTNPQQREASQYIRGFRDPANDALVKDQGLTGLLLKEVKWDRPSAMEPAEREALLRDWQNRDAAFGMLNYYRASPIDVPTMDQPFEVPEGYTPPSLPKLTIPTLVIWALDDLALPPENLEGLDDIVDPLTIVRVPDCGHFVPWEAPDKVNVAMEAFLAG
- a CDS encoding DUF2332 domain-containing protein, whose translation is MTDTERTSDVMQIEEFDAAIAWQADHAEINHAPCTARVIRALAKVRETDTATGRRMASWEGLTLKDAMPLRIAGGFHHLLLSGEDERLARVYSGQIVDQGQVDALVCELVETYDTQLLPWLDGPPQTNEAGRSASIMAGLLWLAQRVVPRFELFELGASAGVNTMLDRYHFQLGETAVGPADSPMRIEPEWRGEGSPPAPPADFEIVDIRGCDVAPIDLSDPASALRLKSYVWPDAPGRMARIDAAIELARADPPDLVRMDAGEFTTAILEWPRKGGATRAMFHSIMWQYMPAATQQAITAAMEAAGAAATPDRPLAWISLETDPATFRHELKVRYWNGSDRDGETHLLSHAHPHGAWVEWAGR
- a CDS encoding sodium-translocating pyrophosphatase, coding for MDLILISIGLGLLAVIYGFVTSRQVVNAADGNDKMREIAGAIKEGAQAYLNRQYTTIGMVGVVVAIIVGVFLGPIPAVGFVVGAVLSGIAGYIGMNISVRANVRTAAAAETGLQQGLTLAFRAGAITGMLVAGLALLAIAVFFYVLVGPMALEVTDRKVIDGLVGLAFGASLISIFARLGGGIFTKAADVGADLVGKVEAGIPEDDPRNPATIADNVGDNVGDCAGMAADLFETYVVTVGATMVLTALLLTSVGELLLPLMALPLLIGGACIVTSIIGTYFVRLGGGTNVMGAMYKGFLVSAVLAIPLIWVVTAHALGTAGTDMNTVINPGLGMVEFTGVDLFLCAFLGLVITGLIIWITEYYTGTGFRPVRSIAKASETGHGTNVIQGLAISLESTALPTIVIVSGIIVAFQLAGLMGIAYAATAMLALAGMVVALDAYGPVTDNAGGIAEMAGLDESVREKTDLLDAVGNTTKAVTKGYAIGSAGLGALVLFAAYTTDLRVFFPAFLDGDLTNGEVSFSLENPYVIVGLFLGALLPYLFGAMGMTAVGRAAGDVVKDVREQFAGDPGIMAGTSRPNYARTVDLVTKAAIKEMIIPSLLPVLAPVVVYFVITAIAGQDNGFAALGALLLGVIVGGLFVALSMTAGGGAWDNAKKYIEDGNHGGKGSEAHKAAVTGDTVGDPYKDTAGPAVNPMIKITNIVALLLLAALAGAH
- the hisD gene encoding histidinol dehydrogenase, which translates into the protein MKFYSSLEPDFARRFDRLVNARREADGDVAGQVTSILDSVKTRGDKALVEYTQRFDDYPLVEDADWSIDAETCAEAYAELEPDLRDALDLAARRIRAYHEEQLPENRDYTDEAGVRLGAIWRAVDAAGLYVPGGRAAYPSSLLMNAIPAKVAGVGRVAVVTPTPHGKTNPLVLAAAHIAGVDEIWRVGGAHAIAALAYGTGRIAPVDVITGPGNAYVAEAKRQLFGVVGIDMVAGPSEILVIADGKNDPDWIAADLLSQAEHDPTSQSILITDDAGFAALVEDRIDVQLSQLATGKTARESWEAHGAIIVVNDLVEEAPALANRLAAEHLELAVDDPEAMLPHIRHAGSVFLGRMTPEALGDYVAGPNHVLPTGRRARFSSGLSVLDFMKRTSFISLDDASFARIAPAAARLAHAEGLPAHAKSVELRIK
- the hisG gene encoding ATP phosphoribosyltransferase, translated to MTLDASDIPAGPLTFAVPKGRILDEALPVMARAGVVPEDGFHDKANRALSFATTREDMRLIRVRAFDVATFVAHGAAQVGIVGSDVIEEFDYADLYAPVDLDIGHCRLSVARMADDSEEAAGVSHLRVATKYPNLTRRHFEQRGIQAECVKLNGAMELAPSLGLARQIVDLVSTGRTLKQNGLVETDRILDISARLIVNRAALKTDRRVAALVSAFREDAEAREIARNAA
- the thiL gene encoding thiamine-phosphate kinase, which codes for MNEMDFLAGLRELPLHPGARGLEDDCAVLDFGDETLIINHDMMAEGTHFRPDADLSDVAWKLVAQNLSDLAAKGAEPIGVLLGHTLGGDDAGFLSGLREALAVFGVPLLGGDTISSTGASTFGITAIGRATHLPVPSRRGASAGDALYLTGTLGGAMLGFEGSERHSDAFNRPHPRLAEGRALAPHVSAMMDVSDGLLLDAWRMATVNEVTLRLESETIPVVEPARLDDCLRWGEDYELLFAAPPETRLPVEATRIGMVEAQMNAPVILGETPLRSPETLGYSHG
- a CDS encoding NUDIX hydrolase, whose product is MDAPAQKRLRRAARIIVLDPDDRALMFRFDVPNRPPFWVTAGGECEPDESFDEAARRELFEETGITADPGSQIARTTPEFVTVEGEPVRADERYYLVRVAEARIDTANHTELEQCLMTEHRWFTVAELRDWPEAVFPVNIADMIEQELNP